The Scyliorhinus torazame isolate Kashiwa2021f chromosome X, sScyTor2.1, whole genome shotgun sequence genome has a segment encoding these proteins:
- the zbtb39 gene encoding zinc finger and BTB domain-containing protein 39 isoform X1 has protein sequence MGMRIKLHSADHPNNLLKELNKFRLSETMCDVIIVVGNRTFSAHKSVLACAASYFQKVFLNSEVNTARTYVVDFITPANFERILNFIYTAELFTDLINVGVIYEMAEKLGMQDLLKACYSTFPDLEKTETNKPTDGPTEGYVPLTGTSNDQNPPMSDSRGQGPQFCQNRGYIMQVEVGESFKSEEQNLVNENGPNMPVMYQQSTKTEDNLEMEYSQSTSTENVSQASSKGPCELYEIQSNGYYNQTSLLMAGESLKENNSSCVSNNVDLQVHSMKEMECMQFEGIEQDGLNFDDHQESRGPSEEIIELTDDSEDDNLVCVKDVNGEGKSMPCQVCGKVLLANIGLIRQHSKLHIDAKEGLCTVCGAKFTDRSSRITHVLSHVGIFLFSCDMCEMKFVTQWQVAGHRKGKPHDTNIIVQPNTILPAEANFGGSPTELFCAVCGKAMNKDYLAVKEHILSHLDMKSLSCCVCEQPSRSVCSLMWHVLSHMNISIFSCSVCGNSFVDRTVLEQHMASHQGMEYLYECNFCSRKFRLEASYQNHVKIHKRHNLDGTKGLIAQHQWLKKTLTTSPSDESTSDGYMPGVHQETILNLPANQGKTNSKGNWYECEFCGKRFSHSSEFQYHLRIHSGEKPYECKLCHKFFRGRSTVKNHLKTHSGALMYCCTVCQKYCPTLNLMIKHVEMHKDGGLPPDFNIAQTFMYIVHSKQPVKMMD, from the coding sequence ATGGGTATGAGAATTAAACTGCACAGTGCTGACCACCCTAATAACCTTCTTAAGGAACTCAATAAGTTTAGGCTGTCCGAAACCATGTGCGATGTAATCATTGTGGTTGGCAACCGGACATTTTCAGCACATAAGTCAGTGCTGGCCTGTGCTGCTAGCTACTTCCAGAAGGTCTTTCTGAATTCTGAGGTTAACACTGCAAGAACGTATGTGGTGGACTTTATCACCCCGGCAAATTTTGAAAGAATTTTGAATTTTATCTATACAGCTGAACTTTTCACTGATCTCATCAATGTAGGTGTTATCTATGAGATGGCAGAGAAGTTAGGCATGCAGGATCTCCTGAAGGCTTGTTACTCTACCTTCCCTGACTTGGAAAAAACAGAAACCAACAAACCGACAGACGGACCGACTGAAGGCTATGTACCTCTAACCGGGACCTCGAATGACCAAAATCCCCCCATGTCAGACTCCAGAGGCCAAGGCCCACAGTTTTGTCAAAACAGAGGTTACATCATGCAGGTTGAAGTGGGAGAGAGTTTTAAAAGTGAAGAACAAAATCTTGTGAATGAAAATGGTCCAAATATGCCAGTGATGTACCAACAGTCAACAAAAACTGAAGATAACCTGGAAATGGAGTACAGCCAGTCTACATCAACTGAAAATGTGTCTCAGGCCTCTAGTAAAGGCCCATGTGAGCTGTATGAAATACAGAGTAATGGATATTACAATCAAACCAGTCTATTGATGGCAGGAGAATCTCTCAAAGAGAATAATAGTTCCTGTGTCAGTAACAATGTTGACCTCCAGGTTCATTCAATGAAGGAAATGGAGTGCATGCAGTTTGAAGGTATTGAGCAAGATGGCCTTAATTTTGATGATCACCAAGAAAGCAGAGGCCCTTCTGAAGAGATAATTGAGCTAACAGACGACAGCGAAGATGACAATCTTGTCTGTGTTAAGGATGTTAATGGTGAAGGCAAGAGCATGCCATGCCAGGTGTGTGGCAAGGTCTTACTGGCCAACATAGGCTTGATTAGACAACATAGTAAACTACACATTGACGCGAAagagggactgtgcacagtgtgtgGCGCCAAGTTCACTGACAGAAGCTCACGAATCACCCATGTTTTGTCTCACGTTGGAATCTTTCTCTTCTCATGTGATATGTGTGAAATGAAGTTTGTGACGCAGTGGCAAGTGGCTGGACATAGGAAGGGTAAACCACATGACACTAACATTATTGTTCAGCCAAATACCATCCTGCCAGCTGAAGCTAATTTTGGGGGCTCTCCCACAGAACTGTTTTGTGCTGTCTGTGGAAAGGCCATGAATAAAGACTACCTTGCTGTGAAAGAGCATATCCTTTCTCATCTCGACATGAAAAGTCTGTCCTGTTGTGTCTGTGAACAACCATCTAGGTCAGTCTGTAGCCTAATGTGGCATGTTTTGTCCCACATGAATATATCTATTTTTTCATGTTCTGTCTGTGGTAATAGCTTTGTAGATCGAACTGTTCTTGAGCAACACATGGCCTCACACCAGGGTATGGAATATTTATATGAATGTAATTTCTGCAGTAGAAAGTTCCGGTTAGAAGCCTCTTATCAAAACCATGTGAAGATACACAAGAGGCATAATTTAGACGGCACAAAAGGTCTCATTGCTCAACACCAGTggctcaaaaagaccttaacgacgtcACCATCAGACGAGTCTACGAGTGATGGATATATGCCTGGTGTACACCAAGAGACTATTCTGAACCTTCCCGCAAACCAAGGCAAGACCAACTCTAAAGGGAACTGGTATGAATGTGAATTTTGCGGGAAGAGGTTTTCCCATTCTAGCGAGTTTCAGTATCACCTGCGAATCCACTCGGGAGAGAAACCCTATGAATGCAAGCTGTGCCACAAGTTCTTTAGGGGGCGATCGACTGTCAAAAACCATCTAAAGACTCATTCAGGTGCCCTCATGTATTGCTGCACAGTTTGCCAGAAGTACTGTCCCACCTTGAACCTTATGATTAAACATGTGGAGATGCACAAAGATGGAGGCCTTCCTCCTGACTTTAACATTGCACAGACTTTTATGTACATTGTGCATTCCAAACAGCCAGTAAAAATGATGGACTGA
- the zbtb39 gene encoding zinc finger and BTB domain-containing protein 39 isoform X2, whose translation MAEKLGMQDLLKACYSTFPDLEKTETNKPTDGPTEGYVPLTGTSNDQNPPMSDSRGQGPQFCQNRGYIMQVEVGESFKSEEQNLVNENGPNMPVMYQQSTKTEDNLEMEYSQSTSTENVSQASSKGPCELYEIQSNGYYNQTSLLMAGESLKENNSSCVSNNVDLQVHSMKEMECMQFEGIEQDGLNFDDHQESRGPSEEIIELTDDSEDDNLVCVKDVNGEGKSMPCQVCGKVLLANIGLIRQHSKLHIDAKEGLCTVCGAKFTDRSSRITHVLSHVGIFLFSCDMCEMKFVTQWQVAGHRKGKPHDTNIIVQPNTILPAEANFGGSPTELFCAVCGKAMNKDYLAVKEHILSHLDMKSLSCCVCEQPSRSVCSLMWHVLSHMNISIFSCSVCGNSFVDRTVLEQHMASHQGMEYLYECNFCSRKFRLEASYQNHVKIHKRHNLDGTKGLIAQHQWLKKTLTTSPSDESTSDGYMPGVHQETILNLPANQGKTNSKGNWYECEFCGKRFSHSSEFQYHLRIHSGEKPYECKLCHKFFRGRSTVKNHLKTHSGALMYCCTVCQKYCPTLNLMIKHVEMHKDGGLPPDFNIAQTFMYIVHSKQPVKMMD comes from the coding sequence ATGGCAGAGAAGTTAGGCATGCAGGATCTCCTGAAGGCTTGTTACTCTACCTTCCCTGACTTGGAAAAAACAGAAACCAACAAACCGACAGACGGACCGACTGAAGGCTATGTACCTCTAACCGGGACCTCGAATGACCAAAATCCCCCCATGTCAGACTCCAGAGGCCAAGGCCCACAGTTTTGTCAAAACAGAGGTTACATCATGCAGGTTGAAGTGGGAGAGAGTTTTAAAAGTGAAGAACAAAATCTTGTGAATGAAAATGGTCCAAATATGCCAGTGATGTACCAACAGTCAACAAAAACTGAAGATAACCTGGAAATGGAGTACAGCCAGTCTACATCAACTGAAAATGTGTCTCAGGCCTCTAGTAAAGGCCCATGTGAGCTGTATGAAATACAGAGTAATGGATATTACAATCAAACCAGTCTATTGATGGCAGGAGAATCTCTCAAAGAGAATAATAGTTCCTGTGTCAGTAACAATGTTGACCTCCAGGTTCATTCAATGAAGGAAATGGAGTGCATGCAGTTTGAAGGTATTGAGCAAGATGGCCTTAATTTTGATGATCACCAAGAAAGCAGAGGCCCTTCTGAAGAGATAATTGAGCTAACAGACGACAGCGAAGATGACAATCTTGTCTGTGTTAAGGATGTTAATGGTGAAGGCAAGAGCATGCCATGCCAGGTGTGTGGCAAGGTCTTACTGGCCAACATAGGCTTGATTAGACAACATAGTAAACTACACATTGACGCGAAagagggactgtgcacagtgtgtgGCGCCAAGTTCACTGACAGAAGCTCACGAATCACCCATGTTTTGTCTCACGTTGGAATCTTTCTCTTCTCATGTGATATGTGTGAAATGAAGTTTGTGACGCAGTGGCAAGTGGCTGGACATAGGAAGGGTAAACCACATGACACTAACATTATTGTTCAGCCAAATACCATCCTGCCAGCTGAAGCTAATTTTGGGGGCTCTCCCACAGAACTGTTTTGTGCTGTCTGTGGAAAGGCCATGAATAAAGACTACCTTGCTGTGAAAGAGCATATCCTTTCTCATCTCGACATGAAAAGTCTGTCCTGTTGTGTCTGTGAACAACCATCTAGGTCAGTCTGTAGCCTAATGTGGCATGTTTTGTCCCACATGAATATATCTATTTTTTCATGTTCTGTCTGTGGTAATAGCTTTGTAGATCGAACTGTTCTTGAGCAACACATGGCCTCACACCAGGGTATGGAATATTTATATGAATGTAATTTCTGCAGTAGAAAGTTCCGGTTAGAAGCCTCTTATCAAAACCATGTGAAGATACACAAGAGGCATAATTTAGACGGCACAAAAGGTCTCATTGCTCAACACCAGTggctcaaaaagaccttaacgacgtcACCATCAGACGAGTCTACGAGTGATGGATATATGCCTGGTGTACACCAAGAGACTATTCTGAACCTTCCCGCAAACCAAGGCAAGACCAACTCTAAAGGGAACTGGTATGAATGTGAATTTTGCGGGAAGAGGTTTTCCCATTCTAGCGAGTTTCAGTATCACCTGCGAATCCACTCGGGAGAGAAACCCTATGAATGCAAGCTGTGCCACAAGTTCTTTAGGGGGCGATCGACTGTCAAAAACCATCTAAAGACTCATTCAGGTGCCCTCATGTATTGCTGCACAGTTTGCCAGAAGTACTGTCCCACCTTGAACCTTATGATTAAACATGTGGAGATGCACAAAGATGGAGGCCTTCCTCCTGACTTTAACATTGCACAGACTTTTATGTACATTGTGCATTCCAAACAGCCAGTAAAAATGATGGACTGA